A genome region from Coffea arabica cultivar ET-39 chromosome 7e, Coffea Arabica ET-39 HiFi, whole genome shotgun sequence includes the following:
- the LOC113701327 gene encoding probable hexokinase-like 2 protein — MRKEVVVAAVTVTTAAAAVAAMVLVRHWKRQNERSWRHAKRILRKFARESATPVTKLWLVANDLAVDMQTGLISEQSKLGMFPFYSGSLPTGDEKGVYYGINLRGDNFLILRAQLGGKNEILSEFQREEVQIPSRVISADSKELFDLIALELSKFVSLHEDLTGKTKLEKLKLGFTISPPVDQAAASSCRGIDWRRLTDDTVRTQMMTEINEALLKHGVEMQVSAMVDEVIGCLAGARYYSRESVAALSLGMAVNAAYMESVQEVQKLQGQLSNSGEMAISVNWGNFSSIHLPMTEFDASLDSESTNPGSGIFEKLISGMYLGEIVRKVLLKMAQEAALFGDNLPIKLTIPYLLRSHDVAIMHQDTSEDYEMVDEKLKEIFEISNTTPVVREIVAEVCDIVAERGARLVGAGIMGIVKKLGRIANKKSVITVEGGLYEHYRIFRNYLHSSVWEMLGSDLSDNVIIEHSHGGSGAGALFIAASQTRDADS; from the exons ATGAGGaaggaggtggtggtggcggcAGTAACTGTAACAACTGCAGCTGCTGCTGTCGCTGCGATGGTGTTAGTGAGGCACTGGAAGCGCCAAAACGAGCGAAGTTGGAGGCATGCAAAGCGCATTTTGCGAAAGTTTGCGAGGGAGAGTGCTACTCCAGTCACCAAACTTTGGCTTGTGGCTAATGACTTGGCGGTTGACATGCAAACCGGCCTTATTTCTGAACAATCCAAACTTGGCATGTTTCCTTTCTACTCCGGTTCACTTCCCACCGG TGATGAGAAGGGGGTATACTATGGAATAAACCTTCGCGGTGATAATTTCTTGATTCTAAGAGCGCAGCTTGGAGGGAAGAATGAAATTTTATCTGAATTCCAGAGGGAGGAGGTTCAAATTCCTTCCCGTGTAATTTCTGCCGATTCCAAG GAATTATTTGATCTAATTGCCTTGGAGCTTTCAAAATTTGTTTCTCTTCATGAAGACCTTACAGGAAAGACAAAACTAGAGAAGCTTAAACTAGGATTTACAATATCACCTCCGGTTGACCAAGCTGCAGCCTCCTCGTGCAGAGGCATCGATTGGAGGAGGTTAACAGATGACACA GTCAGGACACAGATGATGACTGAAATTAATGAGGCTTTGCTGAAGCATGGCGTGGAAATGCAAGTTTCTGCTATG GTGGATGAAGTCATTGGCTGTTTGGCTGGGGCAAGGTACTACAGTAGAGAAAGTGTCGCTGCACTTAGTTTAGGGATGGCCGTTAATGCTGCTTATATGGAATCAGTACAAGAAGTTCAAAAGTTGCAGGGCCAATTATCCAACTCTGGAGAAATG GCTATTAGTGTGAATTGGGGAAATTTTAGTTCCATTCACCTTCCAATGACAGAGTTTGATGCTTCCTTAGATTCTGAAAGCACAAATCCTGGTAGCGGG ATATTTGAAAAGCTTATTTCAGGGATGTATTTAGGAGAGATTGTTAGAAAAGTCCTACTGAAGATGGCGCAAGAAGCAGCTTTATTTGGAGATAACCTCCCAATCAAGCTCACCATCCCATACTTGTTGAG GTCACATGATGTGGCTATTATGCACCAGGACACATCAGAGGATTATGAAATGGTTGATGAAAAACTGAAGGAAATATTCGAG ATATCCAACACTACACCAGTGGTGAGAGAAATCGTTGCAGAGGTCTGTGACATAGTTGCAGAGCGCGGAGCTCGTCTTGTGGGAGCTGGAATAATGGGGATTGTCAAAAAACTCGGAAGAATTGCTAACAAGAAGAGTGTAATTACGGTTGAAGGTGGACTGTATGAGCATTATCGCATCTTTAGAAACTATCTGCATAGCAGTGTTTGGGAGATGCTGGGGAGTGACCTTTCTGACAATGTGATTATAGAGCATTCTCACGGAGGTTCAGGAGCTGGGGCTCTCTTTATTGCTGCTTCACAGACGCGAGATGCAGATTCCTAG
- the LOC113702347 gene encoding uncharacterized protein, with product MRFVLLLFLLLHLHSCFAARTPRMPEYKALLSIKSAITADPQSSLASWNDSTTHCSWSGVTCDSYGRHVTALDISGLNLTGTLSPDVSHLRLLLNLSVAANQFCGPVPPEISSISTLRYLNLSNNIFNLTFPRQLIRLKNLEVLDFYNNNMSGPLPVDVYQLTNLRHLHLGGNFFSGSIPAEYGSFPNLEYLAVSGNELAGRIPPEIANLTKLQHLYIGYFNTFSGGIPPQIGNLSQLLRFDAANCGLSGEVPPELGMLQNLDTLFLQVNALSGPLTSELGYLKTLKSMDLSNNMFTGEIPSSFAQLKNLTLLNLFRNQLHGSIPDFIGDLPELEVLQLWDNNFTGSIPQGLGTNGKLQNLDLSSNKLTGNLPPNICTGNKLQTLITLGNFLFGTIPESLGQCESLSRLRMGENYLNGSIPKGLLSLPQLSQVELQDNLLTGSFPETDKTSTTLGQISLSNNRLSGPLPPSIGNFVGVQKFLLDGNKFTGPIPAEIGKLQQLSKIDFSHNSFSGPIAPEISECKLLTFVDLSRNQLAGEIPTEITGMRILNYLNLSRNHLVGSIPSPIASMQSLTSVDFSYNNLSGMVPGTGQFSYFNYTSFLGNPDLCGPYLGPCKEGIVNGSTKPHERGAFSPSMKLLLVIGLLVCSIVFAVAAIIKARSLKKASEARAWKLTAFQRLDFTCDDVLDSLKEDNIIGKGGAGIVYKGAMPNGEHVAVKRLPAMSRGSSHDHGFNAEIQTLGRIRHRHIVRLLGFCSNHETNLLVYEYMPNGSLGEMLHGKKGGHLHWDTRYKIAVEAAKGLCYLHHDCSPLIVHRDVKSNNILLDSNFEAHVADFGLAKFLQDSGTSECMSAIAGSYGYIAPEYAYTLKVDEKSDVYSFGVVLLELVSGRKPVGEFGDGVDIVQWVRKMTDGNKEGVLKILDPRLPTVPLHEVMHVFYVAMLCVEEQAVERPTMREVVQILTELPKPANGKQGDSTDTESPPPASTVESPSTTPVDSKDHQQPPPPQSPPPDLLSI from the exons ATGCGTTTTGTTCTCCTCCTCTTTCTCCTACTCCATCTCCATTCTTGCTTTGCTGCAAGAACACCCCGAATGCCGGAGTACAAGGCATTACTCTCCATAAAATCTGCCATCACCGCCGACCCGCAATCTTCTTTGGCTTCCTGGAATGACTCCACTACTCATTGCTCCTGGTCTGGCGTCACCTGCGACTCCTATGGCCGTCACGTGACTGCTCTTGACATTTCCGGACTTAATCTCACTGGCACCCTTTCCCCTGACGTTTCCCATCTCCGCCTTCTCCTCAACCTCTCCGTCGCCGCCAACCAGTTCTGTGGTCCTGTCCCTCCTGAAATCTCCTCCATCTCCACTCTCCGCTACCTTAACCTCTCCAACAATATCTTTAACCTCACCTTCCCCCGGCAGCTCATTCGCCTCAAAAATCTTGAGGTGCTTGATTTCTACAATAATAACATGTCCGGCCCTTTGCCTGTGGACGTTTACCAGCTAACCAACCTCAGGCATCTCCACTTGGGCGGCAACTTCTTCTCGGGCAGCATTCCCGCCGAGTATGGTTCTTTTCCTAATCTCGAATACCTCGCCGTTTCCGGCAACGAGCTCGCCGGTAGGATCCCCCCGGAGATAGCAAACTTGACCAAGCTTCAACACCTTTACATTGGCTACTTCAACACTTTCTCCGGCGGGATCCCACCCCAAATTGGCAACTTATCGCAGCTTCTGCGTTTTGATGCCGCCAACTGTGGCCTCTCCGGCGAGGTTCCCCCGGAGCTTGGGATGCTGCAGAACTTGGATACCCTCTTTCTTCAAGTGAATGCGCTTTCTGGGCCGTTGACGTCGGAGCTGGGATACTTGAAAACCTTGAAATCTATGGATCTGTCCAACAACATGTTCACCGGCGAAATACCTTCCTCGTTTGCGCAGCTGAAAAATCTCACTCTCTTGAATCTTTTCCGAAACCAGCTTCACGGGTCGATACCGGACTTCATTGGAGACTTGCCGGAGCTGGAGGTGTTGCAGTTATGGGATAACAATTTCACTGGAAGCATCCCACAAGGGCTGGGGACTAATGGGAAGCTTCAAAATCTGGACCTCAGTTCGAACAAATTGACTGGAAATTTGCCCCCGAATATTTGTACCGGAAACAAGTTACAGACATTGATTACTCTGGGAAACTTTCTCTTTGGGACGATTCCTGAATCCTTGGGCCAATGCGAGTCGCTGAGTCGACTTCGGATGGGTGAGAATTATCTCAATGGGTCGATCCCAAAAGGGCTTTTGAGTTTGCCACAGCTTTCTCAAGTTGAGCTTCAGGATAATCTTTTAACAGGCTCATTTCCGGAGACGGATAAAACATCGACCACTCTCGGCCAGATTAGCCTTTCAAACAATCGTTTATCTGGGCCGCTGCCCCCGAGTATTGGGAATTTCGTGGGTGTACAAAAGTTTTTGCTTGATGGGAACAAGTTTACTGGCCCCATTCCGGCTGAAATAGGAAAGTTGCAGCAACTATCAAAAATTGATTTCAGCCACAATAGCTTTTCAGGCCCCATTGCCCCTGAAATCAGCGAATGCAAGCTCTTGACTTTTGTCGACCTCAGTAGGAACCAGCTTGCTGGTGAAATCCCAACTGAGATCACAGGTATGAGAATATTGAACTATTTGAATTTGTCAAGAAATCATTTAGTTGGAAGCATTCCGTCTCCAATAGCATCCATGCAGAGCTTAACTTCTGTTGACTTTTCGTACAACAATTTGTCCGGGATGGTTCCTGGGACGGGTCAATTTAGTTATTTCAATTATACTTCGTTTTTGGGCAACCCTGATCTTTGTGGCCCTTACTTGGGACCCTGCAAAGAAGGGATTGTTAATGGAAGTACTAAACCTCATGAGAGAGGAGCATTTTCGCCCTCTATGAAGCTTTTGCTTGTGATTGGCTTGCTTGTTTGCTCGATCGTGTTCGCAGTTGCTGCAATTATCAAAGCACGTTCGCTAAAGAAGGCGAGCGAGGCCCGTGCTTGGAAGCTTACGGCTTTCCAACGCCTGGATTTTACTTGTGATGATGTTTTGGATTCCTTGAAGGAGGATAATATCATTGGGAAAGGAGGTGCCGGGATTGTGTACAAAGGGGCAATGCCTAATGGAGAACATGTTGCTGTGAAGAGGTTGCCCGCGATGAGCCGAGGCTCATCCCATGATCATGGGTTCAATGCTGAAATTCAGACTCTTGGGAGGATTAGGCACAGGCACATTGTTAGATTGTTGGGATTCTGTTCTAATCATGAGACTAATCTTTTGGTTTATGAGTATATGCCTAATGGGAGTTTGGGAGAAATGCTTCATGGCAAGAAAGGGGGTCATTTGCATTGGGATACACGGTATAAAATTGCCGTGGAGGCTGCTAAGGGCCTTTGCTATCTTCATCACGATTGCTCGCCTTTGATTGTCCATCGTGATGTGAAATCCAATAACATCCTTTTGGATTCTAACTTTGAGGCTCATGTGGCTGATTTTGGACTTGCCAAGTTCTTGCAAGATTCAGGAACATCTGAATGCATGTCTGCTATTGCTGGTTCCTATGGTTACATTGCACCAG aATATGCCTACACACTCAAAGTTGATGAGAAAAGCGATGTATACAGCTTTGGTGTAGTTCTCTTAGAATTAGTGAGTGGGAGAAAGCCAGTAGGGGAATTTGGTGATGGGGTTGACATAGTACAATGGGTGAGGAAGATGACCGATGGGAACAAGGAAGGAGTACTCAAGATCCTTGATCCAAGACTCCCTACAGTTCCCCTTCATGAGGTGATGCATGTATTTTATGTGGCGATGCTCTGTGTTGAAGAACAGGCAGTGGAGCGGCCCACAATGAGGGAGGTTGTGCAAATACTGACTGAGCTACCAAAGCCAGCCAACGGCAAACAGGGAGACTCAACAGACACGGAATCTCCCCCACCGGCGTCCACAGTGGAGTCTCCAAGCACAACTCCTGTGGACTCCAAAGACCATCAGCAACCACCACCACCTCAGTCCCCTCCACCTGATCTCCTTAGCATTTAA